The Gemmatimonadales bacterium genome includes a region encoding these proteins:
- a CDS encoding NAD(P)/FAD-dependent oxidoreductase, which produces MNGCKVAIVGGGILGLELAARLSADGCAVTVFEGASQSGGLAAPAPIGTYTWDRFYHVILGSDSYLQAFLNDLGLSHQLRWGTTRTGFYVDGRLYSMSSTLEFLRFPPLSLVDKARLAATIWHASGIKNWKPLESLLATEWLRTWSGQRTVDRIWLPLLRAKLGDNYRRASAAFIGAIITRMYAARRSGMKREVFGYVEGGYATVLRACEDRLRRLGVELRAGRAVTGIRSRPDGVTLDFAGGPSEEVDRVVLTIPCSRIADLCPQLTAAEQTRLRRVTYQGIICASFLCRQPLAGYYVTNITDSWVPFTAVIETTSLVDRATFGGNNLVYLPRYVTQDDPFWNKSDAEIQREFLAALQRMYPRFSSTDVIAFQIARVREMLAVSTLGYSDEVLPPVRTSLDNVFIVNSAQIAHGTLNVNETLALAVTKSAELSPYLRPALPRVSAAGVAC; this is translated from the coding sequence GTGAACGGCTGCAAGGTCGCAATCGTCGGTGGAGGCATTCTGGGATTGGAGCTCGCCGCCCGGCTGAGCGCCGACGGATGCGCCGTCACCGTGTTCGAGGGCGCCTCGCAATCAGGTGGTCTCGCCGCGCCGGCTCCGATTGGGACCTACACCTGGGATCGGTTCTATCATGTCATTCTGGGCTCGGATTCGTACCTGCAGGCCTTCCTGAATGACCTCGGGCTCTCGCACCAGCTTCGGTGGGGCACGACACGCACCGGTTTTTATGTGGACGGACGCCTGTACTCGATGTCGTCTACCCTCGAGTTCCTCCGCTTTCCTCCGCTATCTCTGGTGGACAAGGCTCGGCTTGCCGCGACCATCTGGCATGCGTCCGGGATCAAGAACTGGAAACCGCTCGAATCCCTGCTGGCCACGGAATGGCTGCGGACGTGGTCCGGGCAACGGACGGTCGATCGCATCTGGCTGCCGCTCCTGCGAGCAAAGCTGGGGGACAATTATCGCCGGGCAAGCGCCGCCTTCATCGGGGCGATCATCACGCGAATGTACGCGGCCAGGCGGTCAGGCATGAAGCGCGAAGTGTTCGGCTACGTCGAGGGCGGGTACGCAACCGTCTTGCGCGCCTGCGAGGACCGGCTTCGGCGACTGGGCGTAGAGCTACGGGCCGGCCGTGCGGTGACGGGAATACGCAGCCGTCCTGATGGCGTAACCCTCGATTTCGCCGGCGGCCCGTCCGAAGAGGTCGACCGGGTAGTCTTGACCATTCCGTGCAGCCGCATCGCCGATCTTTGCCCGCAGCTCACCGCGGCGGAGCAGACCCGACTGCGCCGGGTGACCTATCAAGGCATCATCTGCGCGTCATTCCTGTGCCGGCAGCCACTGGCAGGCTACTACGTCACCAACATCACTGACTCCTGGGTGCCATTCACCGCGGTCATCGAAACAACATCCCTGGTCGACCGGGCCACCTTCGGAGGCAACAACCTGGTCTATCTCCCGCGGTATGTGACCCAGGATGACCCGTTCTGGAACAAGAGCGACGCCGAGATCCAGCGGGAGTTCCTCGCTGCGCTCCAGCGCATGTATCCCCGGTTCAGCTCGACGGATGTGATCGCTTTTCAAATCGCGCGCGTGCGGGAGATGTTGGCGGTGTCCACACTCGGCTACTCGGATGAGGTGTTGCCACCGGTGCGCACTTCGCTCGACAATGTGTTCATCGTCAATTCGGCTCAGATCGCCCACGGGACGTTGAACGTGAACGAGACGCTGGCGCTCGCGGTGACGAAGAGTGCGGAGTTGAGTCCCTATCTGCGCCCGGCTTTGCCACGGGTGTCAGCGGCCGGGGTCGCATGCTGA
- a CDS encoding sulfatase-like hydrolase/transferase → MRVRATHLYPLLLASFPALHLAAGNPGEYTRRDLATVLLAIGFGVLLLSGLCYGLARLALRRSHPGLTPMLVAVVVGWCFFYLPVDSRLYRMSGGVLPHWLLAGLGLAVTAGILAWLLGRQERLDASGRFLSVLATLLVVFSLMTIVVAQVRSSHRIARSALAEELARPLGANPATAGELRPRPDIYLVLLDMYASSAVLRERYGFDNRRFDDSLRALGFTVPPDVHSNYNQTRHSLPSLLNFAHMSQVGEELGSKSTDASLSYYLLRNNRVARFLQSLGYRFLFFPSSWWPGTHDNPHADVRFDAWAGSGLRGALLQSDLRRHLRSLTPLGLLDLGATDFQHPRRTFEGLKKVAHIPGPTFAFAHVLLPHPPFIVDQDCRPTVRTLPLDSAEAARAYTRQYLDQLICTNRIVLDLVTTLLRTSPSPPVIILQGDHGATSLEPLALVPRKPRSGVEARAEFGAFGAYYLPAGGTRALAGSITLVNLFRDILNYYFGLDIPRQPDSLYYLIGVQYPNRFLRVTPGELEAP, encoded by the coding sequence ATGAGAGTCCGGGCCACACACCTTTACCCGCTTCTTCTCGCCTCCTTCCCCGCGCTGCACCTCGCCGCCGGTAACCCGGGTGAGTACACGCGGCGGGACCTCGCGACCGTGCTGCTTGCCATCGGCTTCGGGGTCCTCCTTCTGTCCGGTCTGTGCTACGGTCTGGCCCGGCTCGCACTTCGCCGGAGCCATCCTGGATTGACGCCGATGCTGGTAGCCGTAGTGGTCGGCTGGTGCTTCTTCTATCTGCCGGTCGACAGCAGGCTGTACCGTATGAGCGGCGGAGTACTTCCGCACTGGTTGTTGGCTGGGCTGGGGCTTGCGGTAACAGCCGGCATCCTGGCCTGGCTGTTGGGGCGTCAGGAGCGTCTCGATGCCTCGGGCCGTTTTCTCTCCGTGCTCGCCACCCTGCTCGTCGTGTTCTCGCTGATGACCATCGTCGTTGCGCAGGTGCGCTCTTCCCACCGCATCGCGCGGAGCGCGCTCGCGGAGGAACTGGCCCGGCCGCTTGGCGCGAACCCCGCGACGGCCGGCGAGCTCCGTCCGCGACCGGACATCTATCTGGTCCTGCTGGACATGTACGCGAGCTCCGCTGTCCTGCGAGAGCGATACGGGTTCGACAACCGGCGCTTTGACGACAGCCTTCGGGCACTGGGCTTCACCGTCCCGCCGGATGTTCACAGCAACTACAATCAAACCCGCCATTCGCTCCCCTCACTCCTCAACTTTGCCCATATGAGCCAGGTGGGTGAGGAGCTCGGAAGCAAGTCGACCGATGCGTCGCTCTCCTACTACTTACTGCGGAACAATCGGGTTGCCCGGTTCCTGCAGTCTCTGGGGTACCGGTTTCTGTTCTTCCCGTCGAGCTGGTGGCCAGGCACCCACGACAACCCTCATGCCGATGTGCGCTTCGATGCGTGGGCGGGATCGGGACTGCGCGGAGCCCTCCTCCAAAGCGATCTGCGACGCCACCTACGGTCCCTCACGCCGCTTGGGCTGCTCGACCTCGGTGCCACTGATTTCCAGCACCCGAGGAGGACCTTCGAGGGCCTCAAGAAAGTGGCCCACATCCCGGGGCCGACCTTTGCCTTCGCGCACGTTCTCCTGCCACATCCACCGTTCATCGTCGACCAGGACTGCCGCCCGACGGTCAGAACGCTGCCGCTCGACAGCGCGGAGGCCGCGCGGGCCTACACCCGCCAGTACCTCGACCAGCTCATCTGCACCAATCGCATCGTCCTCGACCTGGTCACGACTTTGCTGAGGACCTCGCCTTCCCCGCCCGTGATCATCCTTCAGGGCGATCACGGTGCGACCTCGCTGGAGCCCCTCGCGCTGGTGCCCCGGAAGCCCCGCTCGGGTGTCGAGGCCCGGGCTGAGTTCGGCGCGTTTGGGGCGTACTACTTGCCGGCGGGAGGGACTCGCGCGCTGGCTGGCTCGATCACACTGGTCAACCTGTTCCGGGACATTCTCAATTACTACTTCGGCCTGGACATCCCACGTCAGCCAGACAGCCTGTATTATTTGATAGGCGTGCAGTATCCAAACCGGTTCTTGCGCGTCACTCCGGGGGAGCTCGAGGCTCCTTAG
- a CDS encoding DUF3473 domain-containing protein — MPFATQVGPGGGSDEVRSRHGTEPATGTHVLTVALEDYFHVTPLEAVVTQERWYRFEMRLEASTRRTLDLLEECGARATFFVLGWVADAAPELVREVVNRGHEVASKGYYHRDIRGLGREAFREDVLRAREAIERASGRRVLGYRLPQQWLRPADLWMLEVLAETGHLYDSSVRLVFRTYAAEPWRQFPHRPMVRGRPFLEVPLSSIRVCGLHLPIAGGNYFRQFPDRLMRRAVRYWDRHYSSPYVMYFHTWEMDPDQPRIKGVSLPQQIRQYRNLAKMQATVRHYLESYRFTSIADFFGLADASGPDAGLSRTREPAGTPTSTLHPEQTSTAAPLTAVSIVVPCYNEEQSLRYLANTLGSVRRRLDERYQTTFIFVDDGSTDATWQTLHTVFGAWPNCEFARHPGNRGVAQAILTGIARAPSEVVCSIDCDCTYDPHELEHMIPLLGPGIDVVTASPYHPAGRVKNVPQGRLFLSKSLSRLYRVLLRQRIHTYTSCFRVYRRSAALHLPLHRGGFLGIAELLGRLDLSGSTIAEYPTTLESRILGRSKMKVARTIVGHLGLLLELAVVRLRTQRGQHSSADAAASDTSASDAHAGAQP; from the coding sequence ATGCCGTTTGCCACCCAAGTCGGACCAGGTGGCGGCTCGGACGAGGTCCGGAGCCGCCACGGCACTGAGCCGGCGACGGGCACTCACGTCCTGACCGTAGCCCTCGAAGACTATTTTCACGTCACCCCGCTGGAAGCCGTCGTCACCCAAGAGCGCTGGTACCGGTTCGAGATGCGCCTGGAAGCCAGCACCCGGCGCACCCTCGATCTACTGGAGGAATGTGGGGCTCGCGCCACATTTTTTGTGCTGGGTTGGGTCGCCGATGCCGCACCCGAGCTTGTACGTGAAGTGGTGAATCGGGGTCACGAGGTTGCCAGCAAGGGGTACTATCATCGGGACATACGGGGGCTCGGACGGGAAGCCTTCCGGGAAGACGTCCTGCGGGCCCGGGAGGCCATCGAGCGAGCGAGCGGTCGCCGGGTCCTCGGATATCGACTGCCGCAGCAGTGGCTGCGTCCTGCCGATCTCTGGATGCTGGAGGTCCTTGCGGAGACCGGTCATTTGTACGACTCCAGCGTCCGCCTGGTGTTCCGCACCTACGCCGCGGAGCCGTGGCGGCAGTTCCCCCACCGCCCAATGGTCAGGGGCCGGCCCTTTCTCGAAGTACCCCTCTCATCGATTCGCGTCTGTGGGCTGCACCTTCCCATTGCGGGGGGAAACTACTTCCGGCAGTTTCCCGATCGGCTGATGCGTCGTGCCGTCCGCTATTGGGACCGGCACTATTCCTCGCCGTACGTCATGTACTTCCATACCTGGGAGATGGATCCTGACCAGCCCCGGATCAAGGGCGTGTCGCTCCCGCAGCAGATCCGCCAGTACCGCAATCTGGCCAAGATGCAGGCCACAGTTCGCCACTATCTGGAGAGCTATCGATTCACCAGCATCGCCGACTTTTTCGGGCTGGCTGATGCCAGCGGCCCGGACGCCGGGTTGAGCCGGACACGGGAGCCAGCCGGTACACCAACCAGCACTCTCCATCCGGAACAGACGTCCACGGCCGCTCCGCTGACGGCCGTCAGCATCGTGGTGCCCTGTTATAACGAAGAGCAGTCGCTTCGCTACCTCGCCAACACACTCGGGAGCGTCCGGCGCCGTCTGGACGAGAGATACCAGACCACCTTCATCTTTGTGGATGACGGGAGCACCGACGCTACCTGGCAGACACTCCACACGGTCTTTGGCGCATGGCCGAATTGCGAGTTCGCCCGACATCCCGGCAACCGCGGCGTGGCCCAGGCGATTCTCACGGGTATTGCGCGGGCGCCATCCGAGGTGGTCTGCTCCATAGACTGCGACTGTACCTATGACCCGCATGAACTGGAGCACATGATTCCGCTCCTTGGACCCGGGATCGACGTCGTCACCGCCTCGCCCTACCATCCGGCCGGTCGGGTGAAGAACGTGCCCCAGGGGCGTCTATTCCTTTCAAAGTCCCTCTCACGTCTCTACCGGGTGCTGCTGCGTCAGCGCATTCACACGTATACCAGCTGCTTCCGGGTGTACCGGCGCAGTGCAGCCCTGCACCTCCCACTTCATCGAGGGGGATTTCTGGGCATCGCTGAGCTGCTGGGCCGGCTGGATCTGAGCGGTTCGACCATCGCTGAGTATCCGACAACTCTGGAGTCGCGAATCCTTGGCCGGTCGAAGATGAAGGTCGCGAGGACCATCGTCGGCCATCTCGGGCTCTTGCTGGAGCTCGCGGTCGTGCGACTTCGGACCCAGCGTGGCCAGCACTCGTCTGCAGACGCAGCGGCTTCCGACACATCGGCGTCCGACGCTCATGCCGGTGCACAGCCGTGA
- a CDS encoding NAD(P)-dependent oxidoreductase, translating into MRRALVVGAEGNVGAPLARHLASEGYEVMEADIRPALRPNYLMADMGHPLDLLPAFDWGPDVVFLLAATVGRMTCEQAGSLAITTNLAGVNNVLQLCKRAGSMCVFFSTSEVYGPGCDWLDDCATSPRPNNRYGLSKWLGEQLVEYEVRTAGLRAVTLRPCMLYDEAEDIGDHRSAMIRFASNLARGRPIEVHRGSARGWLHIMDAVRAIEAAARVERYATINLGHPDVVPICELAEMIRQELGADPSLVRTVDLPGQMTLVKRPKLERQRMLLKFEPAVGLAEGVRRVCAHQRRLVAQERMLPQAGAPLSPAQDDLAEGRVPLLELRELIAPEPT; encoded by the coding sequence ATGCGGCGGGCGCTGGTCGTCGGAGCAGAGGGGAACGTCGGAGCGCCGCTTGCCCGGCATTTGGCCTCCGAGGGCTACGAGGTCATGGAGGCGGACATCCGCCCCGCCTTGCGGCCAAACTATCTGATGGCCGACATGGGTCACCCGTTAGACCTGCTTCCGGCATTCGACTGGGGTCCCGACGTGGTGTTTCTGCTGGCGGCCACGGTGGGTCGCATGACGTGTGAACAGGCGGGCTCGCTCGCCATTACCACCAACCTGGCAGGCGTCAACAACGTGCTGCAGCTCTGCAAGCGCGCGGGCAGCATGTGCGTGTTCTTTTCCACCTCGGAAGTCTATGGGCCGGGCTGCGACTGGCTGGATGATTGCGCGACCTCCCCGCGACCCAACAACCGGTACGGCCTGTCGAAGTGGCTGGGGGAGCAACTGGTGGAATACGAGGTGCGTACCGCCGGCCTACGCGCGGTGACCCTGCGACCGTGCATGCTCTACGACGAAGCGGAGGACATCGGTGATCATCGGTCGGCGATGATCCGATTCGCGTCGAATCTTGCGCGCGGACGTCCCATCGAGGTGCATCGGGGGAGCGCGCGGGGCTGGCTGCACATCATGGACGCCGTGCGGGCGATCGAAGCGGCCGCGCGGGTCGAGCGCTATGCCACGATCAACCTCGGGCACCCCGATGTCGTGCCTATTTGTGAGCTGGCCGAGATGATCCGCCAGGAGCTTGGGGCCGACCCGAGTCTGGTGCGCACGGTCGATTTGCCAGGACAGATGACCCTCGTCAAGCGACCGAAATTGGAGCGGCAGCGCATGCTGCTGAAGTTCGAGCCGGCGGTTGGCCTGGCTGAAGGTGTCCGCCGAGTCTGCGCTCATCAGCGGCGGCTGGTCGCCCAGGAGCGGATGCTGCCGCAGGCCGGAGCTCCTCTGTCACCCGCCCAAGACGATCTGGCCGAGGGGAGGGTGCCGCTGCTCGAACTGCGAGAGCTGATCGCGCCTGAGCCGACCTGA
- a CDS encoding FAD-dependent oxidoreductase, producing MSERRPPVAILGAGLAGLLAARELRRRGVAVEVYEAGKRIAGLAQSFRDEEGFTYDFGAHFITNRLAAALGIGAQCRDVRKYGEAVRLGAKTYSYPFGLIRSPRFVASAISGRLTGSGRGEPPSSAAEWFRAAYGERLAAEVAIPLVEAWSGAPASELAPSVIPPQVDRGTGHVLGLKLASRLSHRAVANGYCRTQPESPSVWHVYPGGGLGFLCDRLAADLEGVVHLESPVEAILVEGQRAVGIRVQGRDVEASAVVSTAPVHLLAKLVRGTDALQHLARFRYRPLILVNLRFSGAGLLSDVVTWIPERRFPFFRLTEAPRAMPWLAPAGKTVLTVDIGCEVGDPTWRLADEAVGAMCLDHLAELIPGARQRYLGCRVMRTPIAHPVFLREYEAERLALEHATPVAGLYSIGRNGEFAHILMEDVYWRTLARVREVLAFLSTPAPLALSGSVVA from the coding sequence ATGAGCGAGCGTCGACCTCCCGTCGCAATACTCGGCGCTGGCCTGGCCGGCTTGCTGGCTGCCCGGGAGCTGCGCCGACGTGGAGTGGCGGTCGAGGTCTACGAAGCGGGCAAGCGCATCGCGGGGCTGGCGCAGAGCTTTCGGGACGAGGAGGGGTTCACCTACGACTTCGGAGCCCATTTCATCACCAACCGGCTCGCTGCCGCCTTGGGGATCGGCGCGCAGTGCCGCGACGTCCGCAAGTACGGAGAGGCTGTTCGGCTCGGCGCAAAGACCTACAGCTATCCCTTCGGACTGATCCGGTCGCCCCGGTTCGTCGCCAGCGCCATCTCGGGCCGTTTGACGGGATCGGGTCGGGGAGAGCCGCCGAGCTCGGCGGCCGAGTGGTTTCGCGCTGCCTATGGGGAGCGCCTCGCGGCGGAGGTCGCGATTCCGCTGGTGGAGGCCTGGTCCGGAGCACCGGCGTCCGAGTTGGCCCCCTCGGTTATTCCACCGCAAGTGGATCGGGGTACGGGGCATGTCCTGGGGCTGAAGCTTGCGAGTCGCCTGAGCCACCGCGCGGTTGCTAACGGCTACTGCCGAACCCAACCTGAAAGCCCCTCCGTCTGGCACGTGTACCCGGGAGGGGGGCTCGGTTTTCTGTGCGACCGGCTCGCCGCGGACCTCGAGGGAGTCGTACACCTGGAGTCGCCGGTGGAGGCGATTCTGGTCGAAGGCCAAAGGGCCGTGGGCATCAGAGTGCAGGGACGCGACGTGGAGGCGTCCGCCGTGGTGAGCACGGCACCGGTTCATCTTCTCGCCAAACTGGTCCGGGGCACGGATGCGCTCCAGCACTTGGCCCGTTTCCGCTATCGGCCCTTGATACTGGTCAACCTGCGCTTCAGCGGCGCCGGCCTCCTCTCCGATGTCGTGACCTGGATCCCGGAACGTCGTTTTCCCTTCTTTCGCCTGACCGAAGCCCCCCGCGCGATGCCGTGGCTCGCGCCTGCTGGAAAGACGGTTCTCACGGTGGACATCGGCTGCGAGGTCGGTGACCCGACGTGGCGCCTGGCGGACGAGGCAGTGGGGGCCATGTGCCTGGACCATCTGGCGGAGCTCATTCCGGGGGCCAGACAGCGATATCTCGGGTGCCGCGTCATGCGCACGCCCATCGCCCACCCGGTCTTTCTCCGTGAGTACGAGGCGGAGCGCCTTGCGCTGGAGCATGCCACGCCGGTCGCCGGTCTCTACAGCATCGGCCGCAATGGCGAGTTTGCGCACATCCTGATGGAAGACGTGTATTGGCGCACCCTGGCGCGCGTGCGTGAGGTGCTGGCCTTTCTGAGCACTCCCGCCCCGCTCGCCCTGTCGGGCAGCGTCGTGGCGTGA
- a CDS encoding methyltransferase domain-containing protein, producing the protein MKRYPPDARVLLIDGSAPDSRRKPAQYDVILLGGQLERAVSPPDLLLEARGMLAPEGRIVVVTHNTDSLQFALFGGRHWSGYEFSRHRNLFGIASLQALARKTGLEIVSVTTASNPEGWRRSLRNLGTDWAFPGYLVRALAVTALAGRAVEAFARLRKRGGFLVAELRHAPGRRSET; encoded by the coding sequence TTGAAGCGCTATCCTCCCGATGCCCGGGTCCTCCTGATCGACGGCTCGGCCCCTGACTCAAGACGCAAGCCCGCACAGTACGATGTCATCCTTCTGGGTGGCCAGCTCGAGCGCGCCGTGTCGCCGCCCGACCTCCTCCTGGAGGCACGCGGGATGCTCGCACCCGAGGGCCGAATTGTTGTGGTTACCCACAACACCGACTCCCTGCAATTCGCTCTGTTTGGCGGCAGACACTGGAGTGGCTACGAGTTTTCACGGCACCGCAACCTCTTCGGCATCGCCTCGCTTCAGGCACTCGCGCGTAAGACCGGACTCGAGATCGTTTCCGTGACCACCGCGAGCAACCCCGAAGGGTGGCGCCGCTCGTTGCGCAACCTCGGGACGGATTGGGCGTTCCCCGGCTATCTCGTGCGTGCGCTCGCGGTGACGGCTCTCGCGGGGCGGGCAGTGGAGGCTTTCGCTCGCCTCCGCAAGCGAGGCGGATTCCTGGTGGCCGAGCTGAGGCACGCCCCCGGGCGCCGGTCGGAGACCTGA
- a CDS encoding polysaccharide deacetylase family protein — MLKSLASVSFDLDNLWSYQQTHGDAEWRQYRSYLPSLMPPLLECLDRVGCKITFFVVGADAARENNLRELQMIPAHGHEVGNHSFNHECWLHLYTKTQLQEELERAEAAIIAATGQRPTGFRGPGYSWSPTLLEVLAERGYSYDASTLPTYLGPLARLYFLRSTRMPREERERRHALFGSFRNGFRPLRPYEWRLASGRRLLEIPVTTMPVLKLPFHMSYLLFLAGMSERLMYGYLDTALALCRVARLEPSFLLHPLDVLGRDQVPELTFFPGMDVPSARKQQLLARVLEVLAGHYQLVPMGVHARALTEGSRLRSLKPHLTARRETVL, encoded by the coding sequence ATGCTGAAATCACTGGCGAGCGTCTCGTTCGATCTGGACAACCTCTGGTCCTACCAGCAGACCCATGGGGATGCCGAGTGGCGCCAGTACCGGTCATACCTGCCCAGCCTGATGCCACCGCTTTTGGAGTGTCTCGACCGGGTTGGCTGCAAGATCACTTTCTTCGTGGTGGGCGCCGATGCAGCACGGGAGAACAATCTCCGAGAGCTGCAGATGATTCCCGCACATGGGCACGAGGTAGGCAACCATAGCTTCAACCACGAATGCTGGCTGCACCTCTACACCAAGACCCAGCTCCAGGAGGAGCTCGAGCGGGCCGAGGCCGCCATCATCGCGGCCACCGGCCAGCGGCCCACGGGGTTTCGGGGGCCAGGATACAGCTGGAGCCCGACGCTGCTTGAGGTGCTGGCGGAGCGCGGGTACAGCTACGACGCGTCCACCCTTCCGACCTACCTCGGTCCGCTCGCTCGACTCTATTTCCTCCGATCGACGCGCATGCCAAGGGAGGAGCGGGAGCGCCGACATGCGCTGTTCGGATCTTTCCGGAACGGCTTCCGCCCCTTGCGGCCCTATGAGTGGCGGCTGGCCAGCGGGCGCCGCCTCCTGGAAATTCCGGTGACGACCATGCCCGTCCTGAAACTGCCGTTTCATATGAGTTACTTGCTGTTCCTGGCCGGCATGTCGGAGCGACTCATGTATGGCTATCTGGATACCGCGCTGGCGCTCTGCAGAGTTGCCAGGCTCGAGCCCAGCTTTCTCCTGCATCCGCTCGATGTCCTGGGACGAGATCAGGTGCCCGAGCTGACATTCTTCCCCGGCATGGACGTTCCGAGTGCGCGGAAGCAACAGTTGCTGGCGCGAGTCCTGGAAGTGCTCGCCGGCCACTACCAGTTGGTACCCATGGGCGTTCACGCCCGGGCGTTGACCGAGGGCAGCCGCCTCCGGTCGCTGAAGCCCCATCTTACGGCTCGGAGGGAGACGGTGCTATGA
- a CDS encoding metallophosphoesterase has translation MRRERSGIAYGVSRLEAMLYGGGWPVRLVRALGIHPPVRTISHAVSVHGGSTPMPPLRLAYASDFHAGPTTDSSVLRTACGELARLAPDVLLLGGDFVTHVRSEIDWLAPALGAVPAPFGRFAVLGNHDWWADASYIVRQLEAAGITVLTNRSVQLRPPFSQVWICGIDDHWCGSPDSAAAVAGAEGIRVILMHSPSGLLDLGDERFDLALCGHTHGGQLALPSGIPIVVPHGPLSRRYARGRFDLGSDRTLIVSVGLGCVVLPLRWFADPEVLVCTLTRLPAAES, from the coding sequence ATGAGACGAGAACGGTCCGGGATTGCCTACGGGGTGAGCCGCCTCGAGGCCATGTTGTACGGCGGAGGCTGGCCGGTTCGCCTGGTTCGCGCACTCGGGATCCACCCGCCCGTCCGGACGATTTCTCACGCGGTGTCGGTCCATGGCGGGTCTACGCCGATGCCACCGCTTCGGCTGGCCTATGCCTCAGACTTTCATGCCGGCCCCACGACCGACTCGAGCGTTCTCCGCACCGCGTGCGGAGAGTTGGCCCGCCTCGCTCCAGACGTTCTGCTCCTTGGAGGAGACTTCGTCACCCACGTCCGCTCCGAAATCGACTGGCTGGCGCCTGCCCTCGGAGCTGTTCCCGCGCCCTTCGGCCGCTTTGCGGTCCTGGGCAATCACGATTGGTGGGCTGACGCCAGCTACATTGTTCGCCAGCTCGAGGCAGCCGGCATCACCGTGCTGACCAATCGGAGCGTGCAGCTGCGGCCACCGTTCAGTCAAGTATGGATCTGTGGGATCGACGATCATTGGTGCGGAAGTCCCGACTCCGCTGCCGCAGTCGCCGGCGCGGAGGGTATTCGCGTCATCCTGATGCACTCGCCGTCGGGTCTGCTCGACCTGGGTGACGAGCGCTTCGATCTCGCCCTGTGCGGACACACGCATGGCGGTCAACTCGCGCTGCCAAGCGGCATCCCAATCGTGGTTCCCCATGGCCCCTTGTCCCGCCGGTACGCGCGCGGTCGCTTCGACCTCGGCTCGGATCGCACACTCATCGTCAGCGTCGGCCTGGGTTGTGTTGTGCTGCCGCTCCGCTGGTTCGCGGATCCGGAGGTGCTCGTGTGCACGCTGACCCGGCTGCCAGCCGCAGAATCATAG